A region of the Corynebacterium renale genome:
CGAATTTCGCACCATGGTCAAAAATGGTGGCGGGTTTGGAGGTTCCGGGTTCCCGGGCGGGTTTCGCTCGTCGGGCGGCCAAGCGGGATTCCAAGACTTCGACCTCTCCGACCTCTTCGGAGGAGGAGCTGGTGGACAAGGTGGAGGCTTTTTTGAAGGCGGCGGTCTTGGTGACATCTTCGGTGGCTTCGCTCACCGTGGCGGCGGTGCTCGGAAGTCAGCTCGGCCGACGCGCGGGGCGGACGTCGAGACGCAAATAACCCTCGACTTCCGCGAAGCCGCAACCGGCACCACCATCCCCCTGAACATCTCCGGCGAAGCGCCGTGCGGGACCTGCCACGGCTCGGGGTCGAAGACGGGTAAGAAAAAGAAGTGCGCTACTTGCGACGGCTCCGGCTACACGCAGCAACAGCGCGGCACCTTCGGCTTCTCCGCACCATGCTCCACCTGCGGTGGCGACGGCGAAGTCATCGAAGACCCGTGTGGCACCTGCAACGGGACGGGGACCGTCCACCGGACGCGCTCGATCACGGTGCGCATCCCGGCCGGCGTGACCGACGGTCAGAAAGTACGCCTCGCTGGCCAAGGCGAAGCCGGGCCCAACGGCCGCCCCGCCGGTGACCTGTTCGTCACCGTGAGCGTGCGCCCCGACAAGGTCTTCACCCGCAAAGGCGACGACCTCCAAGTCACCGTGCCCGTATCCTTCGCCGAACTGGCCCTCGGCGAGACGCTCACCGTCCCGACCCTGGACAAACCCGTCCGCGTGAAGGTCCCCGCCGGCACCCGCTCCGGGCGCACCCTGCGCGTGCGTGGCCGCGGCATCAAGAATGGGGACCTGCTGGTCACCGTCGAGGTCAAGGTCCCTGAGAAGCTTGACGACGCCGCCCGCTCCGCCCTGCGCACCTACGCCCAAGCAGAACGCGACTCGGGCTTCGACCCCCGGGCCGGTTGGGAAGGGGCGGTCTAAATGGTAGACAGCCAAGGACGACAAGTCTTTGTGATCTCCGTAGCCGCCGAACTCGCGGGCATGCACGCCCAGACCCTGCGCCAATACGACCGCCTAGGCCTGGTCACCCCGGAGCGCACCAAAGGCGGCGGGCGTCGCTACACCCACCAAGACATTGCGGCGCTGCGCAAAATCCAGCGGCTTTCGCAAGACGACGGCGTCAACCTCGCCGGTATCAAGGAAATCCTGGACCTGACCCGCCAGAACCGAAGGCTGCGTGACCGGGTCGCTGAACTCGAGGAAGAAAACGCCGCCCTCCGCGACGCCGCCCAAGGCCGGCCCCGCCCCGAACGTATCGCCGGCGGGGAGATCGTTCCCGTGCCCCGCAACGTGGCCATCGAAATGTGGATCCCCCGCGACTAGCGCACAATCTGGCGTAACGCATCGAAGAATGCGGGATCGTTCCAATACGACCCGTGATCCCCAGGCCCCACCTCCCACACACGCGCCCCGAAGCGCCGGGAGGTGGGGTCTGTGCCGTGCACGCCCCCGCGCGGGCCGGCCGCGAGGTCGATCGGGTCGCCGGCTGCGGTCATCGCATGCACCCCGCCACGGCCGGTCACATGCAGGTCAGCGGCGGAATCTGCGGGCACGCCCGGCGAACCCACAAGTACTAAGGAGTCCGCGATAAGAGGCTCGTCGCGCGCGGCAGTGCCCGCGACGACCGACCCGTACGAATACCCAATCACCGTCAACCGGGCGTGCGGGTTACGGGCGCGCAGGTCCCGCTGGAAGCGTCGCAACTCGGCGCCCGCGTGCCGCGCCGGCTCCTTGTTCAGGGCGCGGTCCAGGCTGGCGGGGGCGTTGTATCCAATCCAGGCGACCGCCGCCGCACCCGTTGCCTGGTGCACCGCGCGGGCGTGGGCGAAGCTGCTGGCCCAGCGGGCGGGGTCGGCGGACCCGACACCCGGAATAAAGGTGGCTACGGCTGGGGCCGTATCGATATCGCCGAACGCGGCCACGACCCCGCCACCGGGGGCTTCCAAGAAGAGCGCATCCGGGTGGGCTGACGCAAGCGGTACCAGGTCTGGGTTGTCCAGCAGGACCATCTCGTGGACGGCAGCCAGGTCCAGGTCGTGGTACATGCCCAAGGTGGTACCGGTTGGCCACGTCGGGGTACACAGCAGGCGGATGGCGTTGGCGCACTGCCAGTCCAGCACGTCGCCGAGAGCGCTGGCGGCGTCGAGAAGCGGGTCGAGCATACCGGAGGCCTCCGCGCGGGGAGTCAGCCGGCGCACCCACTGGCTGAGGTGCTCGTGCAGGGAGGCGGTCAGGCGCAGGATGGTCGCGCCGGCACGAAGTTCGGCCGCGGTGTCGCGCCATGGGGTGAGGACGTGGGTTAGCCGGAGGGCGCCGTCGTGAAGCGATCCGGTACTGGCGCGGGCCAAGTGGTGGCCGGTGTCGGCGGCGAGGTGTGCTTCGGCGGTGGCGGCGCGGGCGGCGGCATCCCACGCGGCGGCAAGGGCGCGCAGTTCGGTGGGGTCTAGAACCATGCGGCGACCTCCCGGTCGAGGCGGCGGACGTCGGCAGCAGCGCGGCGCAATCCGTCGGTAAGGCGCGCGTGCTCGGCAGCGGCGTGGTCAAGGCGGCCCTGCCACACCGACGCGGCATGGAAAGTTGCGGCGGCCGTGCGCCCCGCCCCGGAGAGCTTATCGACGCCCGGGCTCACCGCAGGCTGGTAAGAGTGCAGCTCAAAGGTGGTGTCTAAAGAAATTTCAGAATGCATACCCCCACTGTGGCAGGAAATTTTTTCCCGCGCGCAAACCGCCAAAAAATCTGTGGATAATGGTACGAAGACCCCAGTTATCCACAGGGAAGGTGGCCCATGAAAATTGCCCTCGTCCAATTTGACGCAGGAAACGTCACAGCCGACAACGCCCGCCGGGCGGCCGCCCGCGTCGCCGAGGCCGCCGGCGCAGGCGCGGAACTGATCGTCTTCCCGGAGGCCACCTCCCAGGGCTTCGGCACCGGGCGGCTGGATACGCAGGCCCAGGGCCGCGACGGGGAATTCGCGCAGACCCTCGAGGCCGCCGCCCTCGAGCATGGCGTCACCGTAATTGCCGGTATGTTCGAACCCGCGGACACCGTGGGCACCGTGAACCGGGTGTACAACACCGCGCTCATCGCCGGGCGGACCAGGGGAGCGTACCGCAAAATCCACACCTACGACGCCTTCAACTTCGCCGAATCCGACACCGTACGCCCCGGCTCCCGGCAGGTGATTCACCAGATCGCGGGCGTCCAGGTAGGCGTGGCGATCTGCTTTGACCTACGTTTTCCTGCCCTATTCCAGGACTTGGCGCGCGCCGGGGCGCAGGTGATCGTGGTGCCGACGTCGTGGGCGCACGGGCCCGGAAAGCTGCGCCAGCTGCGCACGCTCGTCAGTGCTCGGGCGCTGGACACCGGGGCGTTTGTGGCGATGTGTGACATGGCGAAACCCCACGACCTCGACCCGGAGGATTCCGCGCCGCGAGGGATTGGGCATTCGATGGTCGCCGCCCCGGATGGGGAGATCATCGCCGAAGCGGGGGAAGACGCCCAGATTCTGTACGTGGATGTTGATCCGGAGGACGTCGAAAAGCAGCGGAAAATCCTGCCGATTCTTTAAAACTCCACCCGGTACGCCGGGGAATCGGGGCGGATGAGGTCCGCGATGTCGCGGCCGTCTAGCGGCGTGGCACCCGTGACCGGGACGGCCGGCTTCACCCACCATTCGTCCCGGGGGTGGACGGTGGCGGCCGTAATATTCAGCCACTGCGACGCCGCCGCGAGCGTGCGCAACTGCGCCAGTTCGTACAGCTCACCGGGGTAATCGGCCTGCAGGTACACGTCCATGCGCTGTGGATTCGGGTGCGCCAGGCGGGAGAAAATCACCGACCGCGCCGCCCCGTAGCCCGCACCCCGGGCGATCACGGTCACCGGCCCATCGCTTATCGACGCCCCTACCGGCTGCCCGAACGTCCAATGGTCACCCACCTGCGCCGACGCCAGATTCTCGTAGGCCGAA
Encoded here:
- the dnaJ gene encoding molecular chaperone DnaJ, whose amino-acid sequence is MAEREWVDKDYYADLGVSKNATHDEIRKAYRKIARENHPDKKPGDKAAEEKFKRAAAAYDVVGDENKRKEYDEFRTMVKNGGGFGGSGFPGGFRSSGGQAGFQDFDLSDLFGGGAGGQGGGFFEGGGLGDIFGGFAHRGGGARKSARPTRGADVETQITLDFREAATGTTIPLNISGEAPCGTCHGSGSKTGKKKKCATCDGSGYTQQQRGTFGFSAPCSTCGGDGEVIEDPCGTCNGTGTVHRTRSITVRIPAGVTDGQKVRLAGQGEAGPNGRPAGDLFVTVSVRPDKVFTRKGDDLQVTVPVSFAELALGETLTVPTLDKPVRVKVPAGTRSGRTLRVRGRGIKNGDLLVTVEVKVPEKLDDAARSALRTYAQAERDSGFDPRAGWEGAV
- a CDS encoding nitrilase-related carbon-nitrogen hydrolase, producing MKIALVQFDAGNVTADNARRAAARVAEAAGAGAELIVFPEATSQGFGTGRLDTQAQGRDGEFAQTLEAAALEHGVTVIAGMFEPADTVGTVNRVYNTALIAGRTRGAYRKIHTYDAFNFAESDTVRPGSRQVIHQIAGVQVGVAICFDLRFPALFQDLARAGAQVIVVPTSWAHGPGKLRQLRTLVSARALDTGAFVAMCDMAKPHDLDPEDSAPRGIGHSMVAAPDGEIIAEAGEDAQILYVDVDPEDVEKQRKILPIL
- a CDS encoding alpha/beta hydrolase; its protein translation is MVLDPTELRALAAAWDAAARAATAEAHLAADTGHHLARASTGSLHDGALRLTHVLTPWRDTAAELRAGATILRLTASLHEHLSQWVRRLTPRAEASGMLDPLLDAASALGDVLDWQCANAIRLLCTPTWPTGTTLGMYHDLDLAAVHEMVLLDNPDLVPLASAHPDALFLEAPGGGVVAAFGDIDTAPAVATFIPGVGSADPARWASSFAHARAVHQATGAAAVAWIGYNAPASLDRALNKEPARHAGAELRRFQRDLRARNPHARLTVIGYSYGSVVAGTAARDEPLIADSLVLVGSPGVPADSAADLHVTGRGGVHAMTAAGDPIDLAAGPRGGVHGTDPTSRRFGARVWEVGPGDHGSYWNDPAFFDALRQIVR
- a CDS encoding heat shock protein transcriptional repressor HspR, whose translation is MVDSQGRQVFVISVAAELAGMHAQTLRQYDRLGLVTPERTKGGGRRYTHQDIAALRKIQRLSQDDGVNLAGIKEILDLTRQNRRLRDRVAELEEENAALRDAAQGRPRPERIAGGEIVPVPRNVAIEMWIPRD